A region from the Anomaloglossus baeobatrachus isolate aAnoBae1 chromosome 11, aAnoBae1.hap1, whole genome shotgun sequence genome encodes:
- the LOC142256391 gene encoding uncharacterized protein LOC142256391, translated as MKITDFFPSSKPFSNKEKESPVCTPSSSNAEQQEENMSVPGVSGTITIQTPRKKRERFTDAENQKLVDTILVHVERLFGPKPVNALGRAAIWDTVVNEVNKIGDLRRTVPECKKRWHDYKRKIKQAIENLKKQPSTNGQMIPLSEIFTRRQLKVAEFFKLDAIDVPKNEMQDESSSDIGECASTNDFLLPTSYIIESDDDLMPSQNHPVLPMTSLPSTSHQEKVISQSHEEPQAVREPADAPKPKAVNKSTPVPSKAAETQLLLEAQMDQLSAQQDDVMEALKSVQKSLAESLTTQNKMYSLVKGSFLELQKTLLSGQKASRDRSGMLELSLNSLHAKLDEINSALRVKQLQDIMSSDESEPSASGSQETGSAPTTGYMPAATYTSLTTYTSPTTYTPTNAKPRKRPSDKNQSLTGSMKKIKKSK; from the exons ATGAAAATTACAGATTTTTTCCCATCTTCAAAACCCTTCAGCAACAAAG AAAAAGAGTCCCCCGTCTGTACCCCATCCAGCAGCAACGCAGAACAACAGGAGGAAAATATGTCTGTCCCCGGAGTCAGTGGAACCATCACAATACAAACACCCAGGAAAAAAAGGGAAAGGTTTACTGACGCTGAAAACCAGAAACTCGTAGACACCATCCTAGTGCACGTTGAGCGACTCTTCGGGCCTAAGCCGGTCAACGCACTCGGCAGAGCGGCCATCTGGGATACGGTGGTGAACGAGGTTAATAAAATAGGTGATCTGAGGCGCACAGTTCCGGAATGCAAGAAGCGATGGCATGACTACAAGAGGAAAATCAAGCAAGCTATTGAAAATTTGAAGAAGCAGCCTTCAACGAATGGACAGATGATTCCCCTTTCAGAGATCTTCACCAGACGACAGCTAAAGGTCGCTGAGTTCTTTAAATTGGACGCAATCGACGTCCCCAAAAATGAAATGCAGGACGAGTCTTCATCAGATATCG GAGAATGTGCTTCAACTAACGACTTTTTGTTGCCCACCTCCTATATTATCGAGTCTGATGATGACTTAATGCCCAGCCAAAACCATCCCGTCCTGCCGATGACGTCCTTGCCAAGTACCAGTCACCAGGAGAAGGTCATTTCTCAGTCTCATGAGGAGCCTCAGGCCGTGAGAGAACCGGCTGACGCTCCCAAACCCAAGGCGGTGAATAAGTCCACACCGGTGCCATCCAAAGCCGCTGAGACCCAACTGCTCCTGGAGGCTCAGATGGATCAGTTATCTGCTCAGCAGGACGACGTGATGGAGGCGCTGAAGAGTGTTCAGAAGAGCCTGGCCGAGAGCCTGACCACCCAGAACAAGATGTACAGCCTGGTGAAGGGCAGCTTCCTGGAGCTGCAGAAAACCCTCCTATCCGGCCAGAAGGCCTCGCGTGACCGTAGCGGCATGCTGGAGCTCAGTCTGAACAGTCTCCACGCCAAACTGGATGAGATTAACAGCGCCCTGCGAGTCAAACAGCTTCAAGACATCATGTCCAGCGACGAGTCCGAGCCGAGCGCAAGCGGCTCCCAGGAGACGGGGTCTGCTCCGACCACCGGGTATATGCCGGCAGCAACGTATACGTCACTAACAACATATACGTCACCAACAACGTATACTCCGACCAATGCAAAACCAAGGAAGAGGCCATCGGACAAGAACCAATCACTGACGGGGTCAATGAAGAAGATTAAAAAGTCAaaatga